Sequence from the Cydia strobilella chromosome 14, ilCydStro3.1, whole genome shotgun sequence genome:
ggtgactaaaacagcgtgtccctatgatgcaccaaaccttagatccactaggtactgccagggttcagcatcagctctatcatgggtactgctctcctaagtgctcatcaagacgagtcggatgactaaaacagcgtgtgcctacgttgcaccaaaccttagttccgctaggtactgccagggttcagcatcagctccattatgggtactgctctcataagtgctcatcaagacgagtcggatgactaaaacagcgtgtgcctatgtcgcaccaaaccttagatccattaggtactgccagggttcagcatcagctctatcatgggtactgctctcctaagtgctcatcaagacgagtcggatgactaaaacagcgtgtgcctatgttgcaccaaaccttagatccattaggtactgccagggttcagcatcagctacattatgagtactgctctcctaagtgctcatcaagacgagtcgggtgactaaaacagcgtgtgcctatattgcaccaaaccttagatccactaggtactgccagggttcagcatcagctctatcatgggtactgctctcctaagtgctcatcaagacgagtcggatgactaaaacagcgtgtgcctacgttgcaccaaaccttagttccgctaggtactgccagggttcagcatcagctccattatgggtactgctctcataagtgctcatcaagacgagtcggatgactaaaacagcgtgtgcctatattgcaccaaaccttagatgcattaggtactgccagggttcagcatcagctctatcatgggtactgctctcctaagtgctcatcaagacgagtcggatgactaaaacagcgtgtgcctatgttgcaccaaaccttagatccattaggtactgccagggttcagcatcagctctatcatgggtactgcactcctaagtgctcatcaagacgagtcggatgactaaaacagcgtgtgcctatgttgcaccaaaccttagttccgctaggtactgccagggttcagcatcagctccattatgggtactgctctcctaagtgctcatcaagacgagtcaggtgactaaaacagcgtgtgcctatgttgcaccaaaccttagatccactaggtagttccagggttcagcatcagctctatcatgggtactgctctcctaagtgctcatcaagacgaatcggatgactaaaacagcgtgtgcctatgttgcaccaaaccttagttccgcgaggtactgccagggttcagcatcagctccattatgggtactgctctcctaagtgctcatcaagacgagtcgggtgactaaaacagcgtgtgcctatgttgcaccaaaccttagatccactaggtactgccagggttcagcatcagctccattatgggtactgctctcctaagtgctcatcaagacgagtcgggtgactaaaacagcgtgtgcctatgttgcaccaaaccttagatccactaggtactgccagggttcagcatcagctctatcatgggtactgctctcctaagtgctcatcaagacgagtcgggtgactaaaacagcgtgtgcctatgttgcaccaaaccttagatccactaggtactgccagggttcagcatcagctccattatgggtactgctctcctaagtgctcatcaagacgagtcgggtgactaaaacagcgtgggcctatgttgcaccaaaccttagttccactaggtactgccagggttcagcatcagctctatcatgggtactgctctcctaagtgctcatcaagacgagtcgggtgactaaaacagcgtgtgcctatgttgcaccaaaccttagatccactaggtactgccagggttcagcatcagctctatcatgggtactgctctcctaagtgctcatcaagacgagtcgggtgactaaaacagcgtgtgcctatgttgcaccaaaccttagatccactaggtactgccagggttcagcatcagctctatcatgggtaccgctctcctaagtgctcatcaagacgagtcgggtgactaaaacagcgtgtgcctatattgcaccaaaccttagatccactaggtactgccagggttcagcatcagctctatcatgggtaccgctctcctaagtgcttatcaagacgagtcgggtgactaaaacagcgtgtccctatgatgcaccaaaccttagatccactaggtactgccagggttcagcatcagctctatcatgggtactgctctcctaagtgctcatcaagacgagtcggatgactaaaacagcgtgtgcctacgttgcaccaaaccttagttccgctaggtactgccagggttcagcatcagctccattatgggtactgctctcataagtgctcatcaagacgagtcggatgactaaaacagcgtgtgcctatgttgcaccaaaccttagatccattaggtactgccagggttcagcatcagctctatcatgggtatggctctccgaagtgctcatcaagacgagtcggatgactaaaacagcctgtgcctatgttgcaccaaaccttagatccattaggtactgccagggttcagcatcagctctatcatgggtatggctctccgaagtgctcatcaagacgagtcggatgactaaaacagcctgtgcctatgttgcaccaaaccttagaaccattaggtactgccagggttcagcatcagctctatcatgggtacggctctccgaagtgctcatcaagacgatttaaatgaccaaaaccgcgtatgtctgtgttgcaccaaaccagaattctactaggtagtaggtaggtactgctactactgccagggttcagtcagggtcattttgctctctcattttaaaatatcacgaatgtaattttattagacgttaatccaaattgagagtaattcggattaattatttgactttcatgcccattgaagttaatccgaattaaagttaatccgaattaacttcaatggccattaacgtctcaaaaatttaatccgaattaactttaatccgaattaactttaatgcaattggttaatggcggaactaatggttaataaaattgatcaatggttaattaaaattaacaattacggccaacactgctacttACCATGTATTTCGGATTTTTAAACTCTcctctcctttttagggttccgtacccaaagggtaaaaacgggaccctattactaagactccgctgtccgtctgtctgtcaccaggctgtatctcatgaaccgtgatagctagacagttgaaattttcacagatgatgcgtttctgttgccgctacaacaacaaatactaaaaagtacgggaccctcggtgggcgagtccgactcgcacttgttcggtttttggACTCTGCGAAGTAATCAGCAAGAACTATAAACTGTCTTTAAATTtcaattatatacctacctaccaaaGATGCCTTGGTAAAGCTTGgtcttaaaaataagtttaaatactataggtacctaataccaaagatagatataactccgtaatagatggatacagtctaaggaaaaaacgtgcctcgaaaatcaagaaaatttgattctcgttcagagggcgctactagttttggctaactgtcgtatagatggcgtttacggtttcgtttgttatttaacaattttaacgcatatcagtgaaagaacatgggtcaaaatcataaaaataattaatgcaaataaaaaaaatcatttatctatatttaaatacattttatcgtatttttataaatcttcatttttagttttaaagtgtgtcgacagatcgcagtgaatttactggagttacaaaatttactatgacagtaccgctctagtataagtttctctatgctaatacctacttaataagcATCTTTTAGAAAAGTGAAATCCCATTTGAACTCCACTCCactaaaactaaacatattttCTGGTTGGtgtaaacaaatactaaaatcgtcgtcaatagaacttgtaaacaaaccatttcaccttcattacttcgtaatctcgctctttgaaaggacaaccatgaccttatcaacagtctatatacttaaatatttaatttatataattttttagttaaattaaatgttaattattaatattttagggcAAATAACCTTCGTACAAATGTTATGTTCTGTCttaacgctaacaaaatctgtgtTGCCAATGCtccaaataaatgaaaaaaaaaaaaaaactgtcatatttgtttacattaattgcaagttctattgacgacgactacATTTACACCCGCGCTTACGAAATTTTTACATAACGCTATTTACGCCATTAATAGACCCAAGTCACCCGTgcttaagtattattttatgatatagggCCAAACGAGCAAATaaaccgcctgatggtaagccattaccgtcgcccatgaaCACTTAATTGCAACAGCAGAGatgttgtaagtgcgttgccgacctttaagATCGTTCCTATAAGTATATTGTATATTGGCCTAAAGTGGACCACTGGCTCTTCACTGAAATAGATATCTTCTATTCTCTGTTGTTACCCCTGATATTTTGCATCTGGATTCCGAATCTGAGTACCTATTGGCTGATGATTAGCCGACTAATGAGGATGaccgattagtcggccgactcGTCGGCTAGTTGGCCAAATCtaacataggtaggtaggtaagcaAGTTTACACTTacatattactagcttttgcccgcgacttcgtctgcgtgcagttagtaatttgggaagcttattttttatccaatctgctttttatcgattccccatacaaacttccgcgccccttttcacccccttaaaggatgatttctgggataaaaactgccctatgtccttccctgggactcaaactatatctatacactacatcggttcagcggtttaagcgtgaagaggtaacagacagacagacatacacactttcgcatttataatattagtaagtatATGGATAATAGAGAACAgcatgataaaataaataaatcaattaaatgGTTCTGTCCTTGACCCAGTAAAGAAGAATTTACGGATTTAAGTCTCGATTAGCTGAAATGAAAGGAGATTTCAGTCTCAATCAGATCAATGACTATCAAATCAAGCTTGCCTCTCCTAGTTTTAGTTAGCTTACCATCGACCTATACGACATCTCGTGGATAGCATTTGGACTTATGTCTTCACTGTAGGTACCGAGAAATTATTTGTGCCTGCCGCTCACGTGCTTAAATAGTaacatcatatttttaaatttagaacacaaaagtttaaaaataatttatccaggGATGAAATAATCGTGGATAGCAGAGAAAGTTCACGTCCCGACACTCAGCCACCCATCACCGACGCTATATAAGAGACGACGCTTCCTCGCGCCCATCATTACGTATCGTGCAATACTGCGACCGACCGCGTGCTGCACAATGCAACACTTATCGGTAGGTACATCACTacggaaaaaaaataaaaaaggcgGGAAAACGTGGAGTGAACGTGTTTTGTGCTGTGAACATAAGGATGTTTTTCGttagttatttttgtttgtgattAATGCGTGATCATTGCTGCTGGTTGATTGAGGTTTGTCTAAACACGAAGGacgatttaataaaattgtgtGTGTAAATGTGTAAGTGAAGTGTGAAAATCCCCTAAACAGAGTTCAGCGTAGTATTGATAAAGACACGAGTCTTTGGAGTCTTCATATTTAGTGGTGTCAGTTTAAATAACTAGATACAGACTCGTTAGATATTTACGTCGAAATAAGAATtcttttaatcttattttattagaaaCTTGAGCTTTCTGTAGAAACTAGCCACATTTAGTGGCCACACTAGTAATTTTTACAACAATTTTTTAGCAGCGTTGTCTACGGTTCAGACCGGTTCATTTCTcaaacgatattagtctaatattattagtgcgttgtcatggtaacccatacgacttgacagttcgtggactaatattattagtctaataccattcgagaaatgggccccgaattaaaaacaaaatacttaaagTAGCGTGACTCAAAACTAGTAATTCTAGTTTCTTAGTTAGTGAGTTCTAAAGTACCTAAAGACTGTGTCCCATACACAACCCctcgagagtatctcgccgagTCTCGGCACAGCTCCGATCCGGAGGAgcgcgagacgagacgagacaagGAAGAGCGAGACCAGAAGGGAGCAAGGGAGCCAAGTTCTAAATGTCCACCTGGGATATAATTCAAGTTCATATAACACATGgccgctgcgtcgccagttcttTTTTGAACTTGGCTTaacacgctgccgcgtgtctagattaAAACGATATACCTAGATAGaggactagctgttgcccgcgacttcgtacgcgtgcaTTTATATGTTGATGGTTATCTATTCTACTTGAGCATGGAACATTATGCCGCAAAAGATAGCAGTACGGACgattaatcatttgttaataattatacaaagcataataattagctccatgcatgttttttttttaatttttgtaatcataattcgTTTTAACACCGGAAAAAATTAGTTACAAaagtacttttatttttaccttcacattattttattaaaaatatttaaaatgttgaaaaattttaagcggttgaaacgctataatttttggcgcgaattcgacagagcgtgatgacgtcacacgttggacggtccaactgacgtttggtactaatgacacttatttttaagtcataatgtattgtttgtccacattttcgttagtcataatttggtttttctcagaaacgcgtaacttttcaggattgccataaaacaaacctaaccctATCTATAatataacctgaggaaaatcctgaaaagtccggtttcagaattatgactaatgataatatgacaattattacattatgactttcaataattatgtcaaactaaGGGACCCCTATACaaatacacaaatacatagaaaacacccaagactcgggaacaaatatctgtgctcatcacacaaataaatgtccttaccgggattcgaacccaggaccatcggcttcacagtcAGGGtcattacccactaggccagaccagtcgtccaCATTGGACCAGCAATGTACGCAGTCAACAATGTAAACGAGAAGACACGTGTTCCATTGCATACgtaagtatgtaagtaagtagggtcaaggcggaaacagtggctcagctcgaacagtggctcagtcgcccaaaaATATCCGCCTCTCTTGTGTtgaaattaggttgagtgagccactgtacccggccttTTTTTACCGAGCCACTGTTCCCTACTTGACCCTACTTGTTTTTCAGTTGGCCTTATGATATGACCGACGGCGGACGGCAACGGAATATAGCAATACTCGTATCAAaaatttatacagggtggctacaaaataagtgcattgccgttgccagggaggttttgggattatactaaatAACTGTTACTATGGGATtaaccacaaaatcgcgaaaatcggggttggtcccatagtaaaagttgctcagtataatcccaaaacctccctggcaaggggaatgcacttatttttaagccaccGTGTAGGTATAGCTCCGTATGagatggatatagtctaagAGTACATTACCGTAAGTTGACCCTTATttaactattgatactggataggaatggaatcgattggcataaaaaaatagcatgtgaaaaataaaagttttcattttcatacaaattatatgggaaaagttttcctcgatttctGCCTTTTCTAGTCGTAAattttttttggtcccatacaagcttttgatcctggataggaatggaatcgattggcatcaaaaaaaagtttgtctaaaattacctttttctcgcagactgtatgttttttccaaaatctgtaaacgccaatcttcattaatttgaaatcgtgggaaggtcttctaagaccgttttcgcgtagcagcacgggatctggtagctgcctttactgacccatttagaaattccaccctgtatacctcTCTCTAATAAGCTGGAGGACAGTGGTTCTAATTCCGGTGAGGGcatttatttctatattttattgcgaatattTGGACATAGGGATAttgggggtccctttgtttgacataattattgaaagtcataatgtaatgattgtcatattatcattagtcataattcggaaaccgttaactttaggtttgttttatggcaatcctgaaaagttacgcgtttctgagaaaaaccaaattatgactaatgataatatgacaatcattacattatgactcaataattatgtcaaacaatagagacccaggatattgatattttaaggttatgtatgtatttaaatatttatttatatttatctattatTATCAAAGGTATTATTTATAGTACCCATAACCCAAGAACAATGGAGTTATAGTTAAcccttatttgtttatttacttatattatttaccATCAAGAAATCCTGTTTCTAGCTAAACCTAAATACGTCGGTAACGTATAACACCAGTTCTGAACACAATTGGCTAATATTTTAACAATAGATTCAACCCGGGGTTacacaattataacaacaaacagTTTTGTTTACGAGTCACTAGATGGTATAAACAAGTACGTATTAACATCTATTATCGTTCGCAAAGCCCTATTGCTGcgaaataagatataattctTGGTCGGTGTCTTGGAGTACTACGGACACtgaagttatttatatttaattttatctttcCGCCATCACAGCCAGTAGTGAAATTGACATAAACATGTACAGTAGTGTGGTGTCAtatgttattataaatgtgagtGATCCGGAAAAAAAGTACACATTCAGACATGTACAGATTCTTGGCATAGGTACGTGTAGCTTTTACAGATAGGTACATACAATATACGTACGATGTTgtgttataagtacctacgatgcttgttttatataaatatattttttaatttaatcattatgttgtatcttcttgctgtgtaactttttcttatttaactatctgtcattgtatgttattttatgtctcttttcttcttgtctgttaccttccgtgattcttcccACCTGATGGCCTCATCGGAAGatctggccgcgtagccaacacgccaatcgctaacgctccgtagcgatcgaaacgcaactctcactgtcgcacttatatggaagagtgatagagagacacaaagcgtttcgttgtcgaagctatagcgattgtcaccttggctaggccggcagcgCTGCAAGGCCTGCAAGCCActagcaacatgctgagataaGGCCaattcgtggcactttaatcttattttatgttttcttttatacctattatgtaatgtcttgtttgtttgtgcttacgaataaaatcttattctattctatatacaAGTAGTATTTCCAAAGAATGGGGAACAGGGTGCCGCCAAATGGTGGTCACCTATCCGTAAATCGTCTCTTGGCAAATAAAGCTATTCTTTCTTGGTGTATTATCAAACAATACAAAGCCATGATATTGTAATAATTAGAGTCCGACCGAAATGATCTTTCGCCGAAATCGAAGGTTTGGTTTTAATTTTGACTTAATTTCGGCCCAAACCAAAACGTCTCTGACCATGGGgttttaaattcagggctcgattccagtcgctaaactgagctactatTATGATTATTGAGCTTTTATTATGGGATTTATATATGGGACCAACCCAAAAATCGCAAGAAAATTCTtggcttttccatagaaaacagcgACATacgatcagccaaaatgtataaaaaagccattttttttttcgcgatttggtGTTGGTCCCACAATTAAAGTAGCgtagtttagcgagtagaatcgaacCCTGAATATGAAGCCCCATGATCAGAAACACCCTTTATACGTCAAACTAGGGAACAATATTTCagttatctatttcagtctaggaggatataatataaccaaacggagtagccattaacaggcgttccctctgtcgaaaatagtcggccaatggtcatacgaagtaactagttaataatctgtgatggtcatacacaatgtatggactgacgtttatctgacatggctattttgacgttacgtatacatttgacgttcccctcccccgcaataatcggcagacttttttgtacagaaaattacagacgtggcgtctccgtttggttataccCTCCtagatttcagtttataaaggGTTACCTTTATAcgtgttataattgttgaaaaAAATGTCGGTAGCCTTTCTTTTTAGACATATGACCAATGAAACACCTATAATTCCTGACGACACACCCGCACGGAAGGTGCGTTAAAGCATGTACAACTGTACAAGTACGCGCCGATACGAGTATTAAACCCAGGCTAAAAACCAAGCATGAAATATTCATAAGGTTATATCACACTTTTTAAGATTGATTGTGTGTAAACATAATTAACGTGACAAGTAGCAATTGAATGGAGTTATGGAGTCGTTTTTTAAGCTATACGAGTCAATAACTTGAGATGTTTGTTTCATATGAATCCGATAAGAATGGTCTAATGAAATTCATTCTTAACAATTCAATAGcttatttagctttatttaggTTAAGTGGGATTTCGTTGTTAAATCCATACGAACGTTactcgaggtttctttgctTCTGTGGATATATCATACAATGTTATGTTTCGTGCCCCGTCAAACAGCCgtacatttttagaaaactcCTTTCATAAATCAAAACTATGTGACAAATTGAAAAAGTAACTAATGGCACCACCCATTACAATCTCATAacctcattattattattattaataaaagctttttaatttaatttataacgtCGGTTTAATCAACAGGTCTTGAGTTTTTTCCTTAATATTCATGGAATATTCCTACGAGTCCAACTAACACAACATAAATTTCCTTTTCAGACGGCATTCCTGATCATAGCGTTAGTGATCGTCGTCAATCAAGGTGGCGCGACGGCACAAGATGATGACATCATCACGGCAGACCAGATCGCCGAGGAGGCCAAGAACCGAGCGGTCACTATAATCGACGGCCCCAAGTACGTAGAACCCCTCAAACAACCAACCAACCCACCGGCGAACCAGACGCAGCCCGAGCAGCGACCGCCTAGCAAACCGCCTCATCCGGCGCCGgataaaaataaacagaacTTCGTGGAACCGCCGCTCAGATCATTTCATCCCATCCGGCCGAACGCTCCGCCCCCGCGACATGTGTATCAAAAACCCTTGAACATCAGACACACCAACTCCTTGTACAGAGTCATTCCTCACCACAGAAACTACCACTATCCCAAGCATTCCACCCGCCAACCGCTCGTCTTCGCGGCCTCCACCGGCAGACCCGTTCGCGTTCCGCTACAACCTCCCAAGTTCAGTGTACCCATCGAAACCATCAACGGCATACGCGCCGGCGAAGTAAGGCCACCGAAGGGCTACGAGCGAAACACCACGACAACTACCACCACAACCACGACCACAACGACCACCCAGAAACCTTTGAGGAACAAAAGAATCTGGCCCAAAAACTACGAGAAAAAGAACTACATATTCCACACCAAAACAGCAGGCATTGCAGGCAACTTCACAACAAAAAAGGAGAATTTGAATAGCACAAGCACTAACAGCACAGACCTAGAGATTGCATCTGCGACTCACTACCGCTTTCGATACATCACCACAAACAGAACGGCACATTCGACGACGACGAGCGCCCCGCTCACAATCACGCGCGGCTACCGCCGGTTCACCAGGGTGCCCAACCACGCTTCCACCACCGCTGCCTATGACACTAACTACACCAGAATCCAGCCTAACGATTGGGTGCCCATAATACCTTCGCATTACCCTAACAACAAACCCAAATACCCTAATAACAAAAAGCGCCGGCCCATACCAAAATTGATATCCAGGCGATCCGATACCGGCGACATCGAATTTACAAGTCCCGAGGAAAACCCCGATATCAATGAGATCAGACCTGATGACACCAATAAGCGCACAGTTTACCTTCAACCCTTCGGGCTTGTTCCGGTACCGGCGCAGGGTCACGGACTGGTTAACGGGAGGAAAAAGATGGTAATCTTCCGCAAGCGGAAGCGGCCAATGAACATGCATGTCTTTCCTGGTTACAGCCCCAATCCCGGCGTGCAACCGCACGCCCCGCACGCTCTGGGGGACCACCCTGACGCCAGCCACCAGCCGCGCTTCGTGACGAGGATCAAGCACCAccatcaccaccaccaccacaggTACATCAAAACCGTCGAAAAACCCATCAAGGTCCCGTATAAAGTCGAAGTGCCCAAACCTTACCCGGTCACAGTAGAGAAGAAAGTGCCCGTAGCCGTAGAAAAGATCAAATTTGTGGATAGGCCTATGCCGTATCCGGTGCAAGTGGAGAAGAGAGTCCCCTACCCGGTTCAAGTGCAAGTGCCCCATCCGGTTCCATACAAAGTGATCGAAAAGGAGTACGTTCCGAAACCGTATCCGGTATATCATGAAGTCCCAGTGGTAAAACAAGTAGAAAAAAGGGTGCCCTACGCAGTACAAGTACAGGTACCAGTGCCAGTCTACCGTCCATACCCGGTGAACGTGACTGTCGAAAAGAGAGTGCCGTACCCAGTGGCGGTAAGAGTGCTCGTGCCTCAACCGTACCCCGTTGAAACTCGAGTCCCCTACCCAGTAGAAGTAAAAGTAAGGGAACCAGTTGAGGTAGTGAAGCACGTGCCGGTCAAAGTGCCGTTCCCGCAACCGTACCCGGTTAAAGTGCCGGTCGCCGTGCCGGTGGAGAAGAGAGTTCCCTATCCCGTGGAAGTCGAGAAAAAGGTGCCGGTGCCTTATAAAGTTATAGTGCCTCAGAAGGTCGAAGTGGAGAAAAAGGTGCCCGTGTACGTGCCGCGGCCTTACCCGGTGGAGAATAAACCAGTTAAAGTGTCTTATCCCGTCGAGGCGCAGGTGTATAACCAGAACCAGAACCAGAACCAGAATACGTACATGAGCCAGCTGAGCCAGCCGTTCCATTACAACTACATCTCGGACATCGGGTCGTATACGTCCTACAGCCCATCGATCACTAGCAACGACGTGACGAGCACGCCGCACCACATGGTGACGGTCCACGGGAACACCGGGTTCGCGGGATTCCAGTCGCGTTCAGACAAGACTGAAACGACGTCAGCAGAGAGTTCCGAGTCCACGGAGACCACCGGCGTTACCACCATGACGACCAAAC
This genomic interval carries:
- the LOC134747416 gene encoding uncharacterized protein LOC134747416, with the translated sequence MSLVSAVLQEVNSTKMKDFKKYSDELTPRLKDLIERVEILSWTLQQHFIDSYLNYTTTKSLEQLNYKNRKGNIVNDYATITEEIKSLREKFNITDEEFNERCEKLDTSMDVLNEFCVAAEGKRVLQVANHEFRRHNYCEAMLAIKKLQDQIQLLNFKGDAAKALLNLVAQAENQLSLYTAQLSVEWEDLFSWSEVPSLHFLTYSLSVQQSDPIMLQKVLRTLYVTKRLNAELGQFSHFFIDRLVHNVIRHNCEIFTEDHIGAVFFNIKIDLANKAKPNYQTVFINLTAIFEFLQSTLGSQLEGDQNFIENFANSIRQKFFNKIIDDCIRNNLPSCNSTYENYTNLVVELDAFNKFLIESRFVEASKSPLNKYIDDTECVLYNKKCDKLLNDIRSLLSQSLSYGTEVVGTEIVNENESILEVTEKTEYAWDLNKPVFLPKCVISQNVKRILRMILEHLEESIKLPEKYSTQLVSYIKDITGMYQNIVPKRFKINLECCPLDIALFFNNCFYLAHGLLGPPWRTSLPGPLADHLTTTMLVCIQDLRVLGMEKISLYLQKQKNVITQNIEPSEPAPWSKISYEQFDTAVNNTIIMMKDLKCSWHHILPTRMYELAMCTLVQAFCQSVLQRIFADSRPVQEDLVYMLAVRLQDSVEDITTLFEEPIELDKKINVWTKFTKMPQLLKAQLLETADGWKNNKELAQSYSCEEVRQIVKMRFPDDKYRLNMLKEIQVPPAAGPGPLPKLPVPGAEKVHVPTLSHPSPTLYKRRRFLAPIITYRAILRPTACCTMQHLSTAFLIIALVIVVNQGGATAQDDDIITADQIAEEAKNRAVTIIDGPKYVEPLKQPTNPPANQTQPEQRPPSKPPHPAPDKNKQNFVEPPLRSFHPIRPNAPPPRHVYQKPLNIRHTNSLYRVIPHHRNYHYPKHSTRQPLVFAASTGRPVRVPLQPPKFSVPIETINGIRAGEVRPPKGYERNTTTTTTTTTTTTTTQKPLRNKRIWPKNYEKKNYIFHTKTAGIAGNFTTKKENLNSTSTNSTDLEIASATHYRFRYITTNRTAHSTTTSAPLTITRGYRRFTRVPNHASTTAAYDTNYTRIQPNDWVPIIPSHYPNNKPKYPNNKKRRPIPKLISRRSDTGDIEFTSPEENPDINEIRPDDTNKRTVYLQPFGLVPVPAQGHGLVNGRKKMVIFRKRKRPMNMHVFPGYSPNPGVQPHAPHALGDHPDASHQPRFVTRIKHHHHHHHHRYIKTVEKPIKVPYKVEVPKPYPVTVEKKVPVAVEKIKFVDRPMPYPVQVEKRVPYPVQVQVPHPVPYKVIEKEYVPKPYPVYHEVPVVKQVEKRVPYAVQVQVPVPVYRPYPVNVTVEKRVPYPVAVRVLVPQPYPVETRVPYPVEVKVREPVEVVKHVPVKVPFPQPYPVKVPVAVPVEKRVPYPVEVEKKVPVPYKVIVPQKVEVEKKVPVYVPRPYPVENKPVKVSYPVEAQVYNQNQNQNQNTYMSQLSQPFHYNYISDIGSYTSYSPSITSNDVTSTPHHMVTVHGNTGFAGFQSRSDKTETTSAESSESTETTGVTTMTTKQADVTSVTSATTHATTQASL